In Sphingobium amiense, a genomic segment contains:
- a CDS encoding type IV secretion system DNA-binding domain-containing protein — MTRPDDRRNHADALRKHHLSTQGARLKRQALIMLASIALGGLTLPNMMLGRDTMLATGTYYWARTKLWAVSGWEADTGIDVHYPDHIEQGRSARQIIAHPYFRRRVDLVWSYGKWGSVLGFGTWLVGLIAFRGAMARRRERLLADRWIGGTQVVDEKQLARLTGKEADARPLSIGKVLIPPRLETRHMAMIGTTGSGKTTALRQLLDGIEARGEAALVYDTIGEFIAHYYDPARGDAILNPFDARCAFWSPFAEIAHPADADRIAHQLITETGQHDSDVWLDTSRILVANMIRALWQENRRTLPDLLHALKNRPKDDLKEWLATSSSARTFADDADRATGSVLFMLAKAADLIQFLRAEDGKAKPFAFRSFIEALDRHPGARPWIFVPRKEDYFEASKPLLACWLECAASAVLGLRPSDDRRIWFVLDELADLPRVDNLARLLPEGRKFGAAVVLTFQALGQMQHRYGPQIAESMLGCCNTKLFLQTIDSDTRQWASQTIGDCEMEIRTKTDMLGDGDEGHRINLGRMREVRPAVMESQLRLARHEGYLLLPDGLPVARIRLTADHIARRGKPHQPGFIAADPATMLWGQAASSTVPPPSLSSASPSSGSSSPTPKPDSQGPV; from the coding sequence ATGACCCGCCCCGACGATCGCCGCAACCATGCCGATGCCCTGCGCAAGCATCATCTCAGCACGCAGGGCGCGCGGCTCAAGCGGCAAGCCCTGATCATGCTCGCCTCCATTGCTCTCGGCGGACTGACACTGCCCAACATGATGCTAGGCCGCGACACGATGCTCGCCACCGGCACCTACTACTGGGCGAGGACCAAGCTCTGGGCCGTTTCCGGCTGGGAGGCGGACACAGGGATCGACGTTCACTATCCCGACCATATCGAACAAGGCCGATCGGCGCGCCAGATCATCGCCCATCCCTATTTCCGGCGGCGCGTCGATCTTGTCTGGTCCTATGGAAAGTGGGGCAGTGTGCTGGGCTTCGGCACCTGGCTTGTGGGCCTGATCGCCTTTCGCGGCGCTATGGCGCGGCGACGCGAGCGCCTCCTGGCCGATCGCTGGATCGGCGGAACGCAAGTGGTGGACGAGAAGCAGCTTGCCAGGCTGACCGGGAAGGAGGCTGACGCACGCCCCCTGTCGATCGGCAAGGTGCTGATCCCCCCCCGTCTGGAAACCCGCCACATGGCGATGATCGGCACCACCGGCAGCGGCAAGACCACCGCCCTGCGGCAATTGCTCGACGGCATCGAGGCGCGAGGCGAAGCCGCGCTGGTCTACGACACCATCGGCGAGTTCATCGCGCACTATTATGATCCGGCGCGCGGCGACGCGATCCTCAACCCGTTCGATGCCCGCTGCGCCTTCTGGTCGCCCTTCGCCGAGATCGCCCATCCAGCCGATGCCGACCGCATCGCCCACCAACTGATTACCGAGACCGGCCAGCACGACAGCGACGTGTGGCTCGATACCAGCCGCATCCTCGTCGCCAATATGATCCGGGCTCTGTGGCAGGAGAACAGGCGCACCCTGCCCGACCTGCTCCATGCCCTGAAGAACCGGCCCAAGGACGACCTCAAGGAATGGCTCGCCACCAGTTCGTCGGCCCGCACCTTTGCCGACGATGCCGACCGGGCCACGGGCAGCGTGCTGTTCATGCTGGCGAAGGCAGCGGACCTGATCCAGTTCCTGCGCGCTGAGGACGGCAAGGCGAAGCCTTTTGCCTTCCGCAGCTTCATTGAAGCGCTCGACCGGCATCCGGGTGCGCGGCCCTGGATATTCGTGCCGAGGAAGGAGGACTACTTCGAAGCCTCGAAACCGCTCCTCGCCTGCTGGCTGGAATGCGCGGCCAGCGCGGTACTGGGCCTGCGCCCTTCCGACGATCGGCGTATCTGGTTCGTGCTGGACGAACTGGCCGACCTGCCGCGCGTCGACAATCTGGCGCGGCTGCTGCCGGAGGGCCGCAAGTTCGGCGCTGCGGTCGTGCTGACCTTCCAGGCACTGGGGCAGATGCAGCACCGCTATGGGCCGCAGATTGCCGAATCCATGCTGGGCTGCTGCAACACCAAGCTGTTCCTGCAGACCATCGACAGTGACACCCGCCAATGGGCTAGCCAGACCATCGGCGATTGCGAGATGGAGATCCGGACCAAGACCGACATGCTGGGCGATGGCGACGAAGGCCACCGCATCAATCTGGGGCGGATGCGCGAGGTGCGGCCTGCCGTCATGGAGAGCCAGCTCCGCCTTGCGCGGCACGAGGGATATCTCCTGCTCCCCGACGGATTGCCAGTGGCGAGGATCAGGCTGACCGCCGATCATATCGCTCGGCGGGGCAAACCCCACCAGCCGGGGTTCATCGCCGCCGATCCGGCGACCATGCTCTGGGGACAGGCCGCCAGCAGCACAGTTCCACCGCCATCGTTGTCATCAGCATCCCCCTCATCAGGATCGTCGTCACCCACCCCGAAGCCCGACAGTCAGGGGCCGGTGTGA